The genomic stretch TGTTGCTTCTTTTTAAGATCATCATCACAATCGCCTTGCTTGGCTTGGTTACCACGTTAATGAAGATGTGTGAAGCTCTAATATTGAAGCCAAAAAGGCTTCGAGGAATACTGAGAAAACAGGGGATCAGAGGCCCTCCACCCTCTTTTTTGATTGGAAATATTGGTGACATGAAGAAAACGAAATCCTCACCCTCAAAGGCTCAACAAAAAGAAGAGCAAGCAATAACCCACAATTGCTATTCTGCAATCTTTCCATTCTTTGACGAGTGGAGAAAATCATATGGTAATAACATCAATAGCAGTGCTAGAATTTAGTTTCAATTCTCATATATTCTTGTAAAATCTGATTGGTtgtttattttaacaaattttttttttttttttggatgaataagctCTTTTTTATAGACAAACCAAACTCAACATTATTAGAGCTCAGGTTTACCCACAAATCTCTGCCCAACAGTTCACGGGAGAAACGGGTTATCGTTGCTCCGACCCaaggcccgatgtgtgagggggagattgttcgGGTTATACTACATCGGTTATGCAAGGGGTTGGTGGTTAATTTACAAATGTGAGGGAAAGCCTTACCTTTTGGAGTTGAGATAGGCCTAAAACCACCCAacacaaacacatcaaacacccAAAAGAAACCCACAAAACACTACAAGTGAGGAGGCTATCAACAAACACTGTTAGAATATACTATGTGAGAATATATCAAATCTCACATCATATATCAAACACAACAGCAGTCTAGCAGAGAGCAGGTACCAATCCCGAGTAAATAAACAGAAATTCTGCAGAACCCAGCAACAAACACTGCAAACAGAACTCCCCTACTTTTTAAAGCCCCATTTAAGAAGAAGATTCAAGCAATTTTTCATTACCAACCACAAGATAAACAGAATATATGCTTGGGGGTGGCTAGGGGAAACCAGACAACTTTCCACCAATCCACAACCAAACTCAATCATTCACCACACTCGAGAGCTTAGCATCCAAACTTGTCAAAAGGATTCCACCAATCCACCCACAAGTGAATATCTTTTCCATTGCCAACCTCAAAGTTTATACAATGTCTAGCAAACTCACgcaacttcaaaatctctcgcCAACTCCACGAGCTATTCTTGGATATTTTTAACCAGTTTTGCTATTATAATGTCTTTAGGTCCAATATTTATGTTCTCACTTGGCAACATACAAATACTGCACATGAGCGATCCTGAGGTGGTGAGGGAAATAAGCATATGCACTTCCTTAGTCGTTCGAATGCCTTCCTTTGAATCCAAAGCGGTTGAACCTCTGTTTGGCGAAGGGATCCTGACTTCAAATGGAGCAACATGGGCTCACCAGAGGAAAATCCTTGCTCCCGAACTATACATGAATAAGGTTAAggtatatatatgcttcaaatagAACGTGTATGGCTACATATTTCTtgactaattatttaaattatgaaGTTTGctgttaaaataaaatgaatataatTCCAATAGTGGTGCAATTTGTAGGGCATGATGAAGATAATGGTGGAGTCCTCGATGACAGTGGTGAACTCATGGAGGATAGAATGTGAGGGTGGAGTTGCAGACGTTCACATTGATGAATATATGAAAAGCATTTCGGGAGATGCAATAGCAAGAGCCTGTTTTGGGAGCAACTATTCCGAAGGGAAAGAGATATTCTCAAAGCTCGAAGCACTTCAAGTGCACCTGTCTAAAAGTTTATTCAAGATTGGCATTCCTGCACTGAGGTTTGATCCTTTTCTATCTAAATTTCTATTGTCACTTTGGATGGATAGAACAGAGGAGCAATAAAGGAGCAAAGTCGGTTGAAATTGGAAGGGAGCTCATGGACTTGGCAACTCTCTTTCCCTCTTTACTTTTtcacttaattatttttctgggtctttattgatttacttaaatttaaaattttctttttctttctgcaaATTGGTTGATAAGATACTGAGCTATATATGGAAATTAGTTAATAACGGAAACTTGGTTTTTCGAATCTAAATTGTTCTTCTATTTTCCTACTTCAAGTTGGATTACTTGATCATTCTAAGACGGTTTTTGTTAGAGTAAACACTCAAAGATAAACACAGAAGCTATTGAAAGGTGGACATGAAAGATAAACACAGAAATTAGATAAAAATTTATTGTGGTGTTGCAATCAATCAGGTATCTTCCAACTAAGGGTAACAGGGAAATATGGAGGCTAGAAAAAGAGGTTGGCGCTTTGATTCTCAAGAcaataaaggaaagaaaggatGGAGCATCAGAGCATGATTTCTTAAATAAGATCATTGAAGCTGCCACCAACAGTGACCTTTCTCAAGATGAGATAGATCGGTTCATTGTAGACAATTGCAAGAACATATACTTTGCTGGGTACGAGACTACTGCTGTCTCCGCCACGTGGACATTGATGTTGTTGGCCTCAAATCCAGAATGGCAAGCCAGAGTTCGTGCCGAAGTGCTCCAAGTTTGCGGTGGTCAAATACCTGATGCTGACATGCTTCGCAAGATGAAAGTAGTAAGTTCTTTCTattttcattcatatatatatagatagaagGGGCATCATGTTTGCTATATATAAACATTCACCACCCAACATTTTGTCAATAACTCACTTGGATTTACCTTTAACCCATCACAGTTGACCATGGTAATTCATGAATCATTGCGACTTTACCCTCCAATTTCGTTGGTGGCCAGAGAGGCATTGGAAGACTTAAAATTTGGAGATATTCGCGTGCCTAAAGGTTTCAATGTCGTGACCTTGTTAGTAGCCTTACACCAAGACCCTGATATTTGGGGACCAGATGCCAAGGAGTTTAACCCTGAGAGGTTTGCTAATGGAGTCAGTGGTGCGTGCAAGCTCCCTCAAGTCTACATGCCTTTTGGATTTGGGTCGCGTAAGTGTTTGGGGCAAAACTTTGCCATAGTAGAGCTCAAAATTATTTTAGCTCTAATTGTGTCCAACTTCTCATTCTCCTTGTCATCGAAATACAGGCACTCCCCGGCAATGACTTTAGTTATAGCGCCTGAACATGGTGTCAATCTCCTTATTAAGAGCTTGTGACATATTGGAGTATATGTTTATATCTTCATTCTAGTTTACATTTCtacatgtttaattttttttttcgagtcCAAGTTGTCAAAGAAATGGTGTAGAAGATTTGGGTACTTCAATTGAAGAAGAACTCCATTCAAGGGTGCCTTGCATGGAAGAATCCAATTCAATTCCCAAAGGAGTCAACCAAGTGCAATTTATATCCCTCTCTGTGAATCAGGGTGATTCTAGGATTACGCAATGTGCATCCAACTGCTACATGTCTTAGTTGTTTTAGTCTACATTTATCTTAAATAAGTAGACAAATTATATAAAGTCATGTGCTCTTTTTATCAAGCATTCAATGAAAAGTTATATTATGTCTAAACTTGTTTGAGTTGTGAAATCTCTTTAAAAGAGAAATCGGGATAGCTAAATCCAGGCAACTGCTTATGTATAGAAGATTAAATTACAAACAATTTATACTTATAAAACCTTCGAAGTACACACTAATGCACCCAACAAACGACCTGTTTGTCTGCTACTTCAGTAACTCCAGGACTATGGCCAATCTTCCATGTGATCTCCTTTTTGGGAACTCCAGTGGCTTGAAGGTTTTTTAAATGTGGAGGTTTGTGTGGTTTACGCAAAATAACTCTAAGAGAGATAGCTCACAAAGGCATAAGTAACGAAGAAAACTCTTTTAGTACACTTCAACATGGCTAAGGGTCTGTAGAAAAACGTGCATTGTGAGGCCATAAATAGACTTGAGAAACTTGGAGTTACAATCTAAACTCGATTTCTCAATTAATGTGGATTCTAAGTTAGGTTTTGAACTTAAAGGTAAACTTGTAATGCcctcaaatttaattaataaagataattAACGTGGAGAGTTACTAGTGTTAAACACACTACAGAACCTCCTGATGATCTTGCTGCTCATGCAGCAGATGTTCCAGCAGCTACTAGTGCAGCAGAAGAACCTGATGATCTACACAACAAGCATGGCATCACGAGTGGGCTCGAGCGCATTCACTATAGTACTTGAGCGTAATAACCAACGGCTACTTTGCATCATGAGTGGGCTCAAGCGAATTCATTATAGCGCTCGAGCGTAGTCACCAACGGGTATGAGTTGTTTACTTCTACTGCAACTCTTAACCATGTTTTCTGTCATTGAATGCAACCAACAATTGGTTGCATTCAACCACAACTCTTGTGGTTATATTTAATTAGTTCTCTCTTCTGCGTTAAGTCCTCTATTGtatctcttctcttctcttagATTATTTCTACTTCAAGTTTATCTTGTTGTAATACCCcaactttttaaattgttttaaaaaaagttattaatccCTTACTAAATGAGCTAATAGCCTTCTAAATCAgccctaaacagaaaaccctAAGCGATCTCAGCATAACCCATAGCCTTCACACTTAGCCATGAAGCCTTTGAAGTGAAACCCAAACCTACTATTTCTGACCGTACGTACGCCCAGGggaccggacgtacgctcttgtctttagtaGAGGATGTACGCGTGGGGACCACCAGACGTAAGCTCTTGTCtctagtaccggacgtacgccaAGAGACCACACTGGACGTACTCTGCCAATAGTACACCatactctgcaaatagtacatgaCGTATGTCAGGGGACCACACCAGACGTAAGCTGCTTTGTTGAGTAGTTGGTGAACGCCTCCAACttttctcctctataaataccAACCCCTCCCCACCCTCAAACTCACCACTTACGCCTCCAAGCTTTCTGTGACCACCAAGTGAGTGTTCCTTGtgagttttatgttttgagaaagagaaagacgAAAGCTTGTGTTTTTGCCATCCCCTAAGGTAAACCCTGCCTATTTTACACTTtcactattattttattgttttcctaAATGCTGTGAGTTTTCGAAAGGATGTTATGTTAGGTTTTCACTCCTTTCCTTACAAACcaagaaatgtttttaaaagagTTTCAAAAGCTCCTTTGATTTCTTGTATTGcatgatgttgagttttcttaTGATGCATGTGCTTATTTTACAGCCTTGAAGGAGTTATAGTAGCCTCTAGATTGCAT from Corylus avellana chromosome ca1, CavTom2PMs-1.0 encodes the following:
- the LOC132167296 gene encoding cytochrome P450 714C2-like — its product is MEQLLLLFKIIITIALLGLVTTLMKMCEALILKPKRLRGILRKQGIRGPPPSFLIGNIGDMKKTKSSPSKAQQKEEQAITHNCYSAIFPFFDEWRKSYGPIFMFSLGNIQILHMSDPEVVREISICTSLVVRMPSFESKAVEPLFGEGILTSNGATWAHQRKILAPELYMNKVKGMMKIMVESSMTVVNSWRIECEGGVADVHIDEYMKSISGDAIARACFGSNYSEGKEIFSKLEALQVHLSKSLFKIGIPALRYLPTKGNREIWRLEKEVGALILKTIKERKDGASEHDFLNKIIEAATNSDLSQDEIDRFIVDNCKNIYFAGYETTAVSATWTLMLLASNPEWQARVRAEVLQVCGGQIPDADMLRKMKVLTMVIHESLRLYPPISLVAREALEDLKFGDIRVPKGFNVVTLLVALHQDPDIWGPDAKEFNPERFANGVSGACKLPQVYMPFGFGSRKCLGQNFAIVELKIILALIVSNFSFSLSSKYRHSPAMTLVIAPEHGVNLLIKSL